One genomic region from Methanocaldococcus fervens AG86 encodes:
- a CDS encoding class III signal peptide-containing protein has translation MKIIKKVLSNRGQVSMEIIILASAAVLTSIIAAYFFVKSVKNSGEGENKVGEKAQKFLNVTENKSSHFVRLLNNSSI, from the coding sequence ATGAAAATAATAAAAAAAGTGCTATCCAATAGGGGGCAGGTGTCGATGGAAATTATCATCTTAGCGTCTGCAGCCGTTTTAACTTCAATAATTGCTGCATATTTTTTTGTAAAATCCGTAAAAAATTCGGGGGAAGGGGAAAATAAAGTTGGGGAAAAGGCACAAAAATTTTTAAACGTTACTGAAAATAAATCCTCACATTTCGTGAGATTGTTAAATAATTCTAGTATATAA
- a CDS encoding nucleotide sugar dehydrogenase: MVKVEKNGKKVCVIGLGYIGLPTASMLAIHGFEVIGVDINEKRVEEIKELSFKTTEKDLVTLVRGAINSGNLKVQATPDKADVFIICVPTPCIENNGEKRCDLSYLDKAIENIKPYLEDGNLIIIESTIPPGTTDEIYESLSKDKKVYVAHCPERVLPGNILKELVENDRVIGGVDKKSAEMAKEIYESFVTGEIYLTDAKTAEMVKLMENTYRDVNIALANEFAKISEEIGINVWEAIELANKHPRVNILKPGPGVGGHCISIDPWFIVEKSKNAKLIRTARELNDSMPLFVVEKIKKIIKKDNGKVAIFGVTYKGNVDDTRESPAEKVVGKLMDEGFDVKCYDKYARDFVYPLFNLDEAVDGADIIIVLAEHDEYKNFSEDEMKHIASKVKNKIILDTKNIINRDLWEKAGFKVYVLGDGKNA; the protein is encoded by the coding sequence ATGGTAAAAGTGGAAAAAAACGGAAAAAAAGTATGTGTAATTGGTTTAGGATATATTGGCTTACCAACCGCTTCAATGTTGGCCATACATGGGTTTGAGGTTATTGGTGTGGATATAAATGAGAAAAGGGTAGAGGAGATTAAAGAGTTAAGTTTTAAAACTACAGAAAAAGATTTAGTGACTTTAGTTAGAGGAGCTATAAACTCTGGAAATTTAAAAGTGCAGGCAACTCCAGATAAGGCAGATGTTTTTATTATCTGTGTTCCAACGCCATGTATTGAGAATAATGGGGAAAAGAGATGTGATTTAAGCTATTTAGATAAAGCCATCGAAAATATAAAACCATATCTTGAAGATGGGAACTTAATAATAATTGAAAGCACAATACCTCCAGGAACTACAGATGAGATTTATGAATCATTATCAAAAGATAAAAAAGTTTATGTTGCCCACTGCCCAGAAAGAGTTTTGCCTGGAAATATATTAAAGGAATTGGTTGAGAATGATAGAGTTATTGGAGGAGTTGATAAAAAATCTGCTGAAATGGCGAAGGAAATTTATGAAAGCTTTGTTACTGGAGAGATTTATTTAACTGACGCTAAAACAGCAGAGATGGTTAAGTTAATGGAAAACACATATAGAGATGTTAATATCGCTTTAGCTAACGAGTTTGCAAAAATTTCAGAAGAGATTGGTATTAATGTCTGGGAAGCAATAGAGTTGGCAAATAAACATCCGAGGGTCAATATTTTAAAGCCAGGACCTGGTGTAGGGGGGCATTGCATAAGTATAGATCCATGGTTTATCGTTGAAAAATCAAAAAATGCCAAATTAATAAGAACTGCGAGAGAGTTGAACGATTCCATGCCGCTATTTGTTGTTGAAAAAATAAAAAAGATAATAAAAAAGGATAATGGAAAAGTTGCAATATTTGGAGTAACATACAAAGGTAATGTAGATGACACACGAGAAAGCCCAGCTGAGAAAGTTGTTGGTAAATTGATGGATGAAGGTTTTGATGTTAAATGCTATGATAAGTATGCAAGAGATTTTGTATATCCATTATTTAATTTAGATGAGGCTGTTGATGGGGCAGATATCATCATTGTGTTGGCTGAGCATGATGAGTATAAAAACTTCAGTGAGGACGAGATGAAACATATTGCCTCAAAGGTAAAAAATAAAATAATCCTTGACACCAAAAATATAATAAATAGAGATTTATGGGAGAAGGCAGGGTTTAAAGTCTATGTATTGGGTGATGGAAAGAATGCATAA
- a CDS encoding argininosuccinate synthase, giving the protein MERIAVLAYSGGLDTSCCLKLLEDKYGYKVVSVCVDVGQPEEEIKEVEEKAKKLGVLKHYTIDAKEEFVKDYIFKAIKANAMYEGYPLSTALARPLIAYKVIEVAKEVGAEAVAHGCTGKGNDQFRFETTIRIKAPDLKIIAPIRDLNLTRVEEIEYAKEKGIPIPTESKKYSIDENLWGRSIEGSELENPDFVPPEEIYAWTKNPVEDKEEEIVEIKFEKGVPVAINGEKLNPVDLIKKANEIAGRHGIGRIDIMEDRIIGLKSRENYECPGAVLLLTAHKALEQLVLTRDELRFKEIVDSIYGELIYKGLWFDPLREDLDAFIDKTQERVTGTVKVKLFGGTARVVGRESPYALYSKEMVSFDEKDVDQRELAGMVKYHGLQAMLYEMVKKRK; this is encoded by the coding sequence ATGGAGAGAATAGCTGTTTTAGCATATTCTGGAGGGCTAGATACAAGCTGTTGCTTAAAATTATTGGAAGACAAGTATGGATATAAAGTAGTTTCCGTCTGTGTAGATGTTGGACAGCCAGAAGAAGAAATAAAAGAAGTTGAAGAGAAAGCTAAAAAGTTGGGAGTTTTAAAACACTACACAATAGATGCAAAGGAGGAGTTTGTTAAAGATTATATATTCAAGGCTATAAAGGCAAATGCAATGTATGAAGGCTACCCATTATCAACCGCTTTGGCAAGACCTTTAATCGCCTATAAAGTTATTGAAGTCGCTAAAGAAGTTGGAGCTGAAGCTGTAGCTCATGGATGCACTGGAAAAGGAAATGACCAGTTTAGATTTGAAACAACAATAAGAATTAAAGCCCCAGATTTAAAGATTATTGCACCAATTAGGGATTTAAACTTAACAAGAGTTGAAGAAATTGAATATGCAAAAGAAAAAGGCATTCCAATCCCTACTGAAAGTAAGAAATACAGCATAGACGAAAACTTATGGGGAAGAAGTATTGAAGGTAGTGAGTTGGAAAATCCTGATTTTGTTCCTCCAGAAGAGATATACGCATGGACTAAAAACCCAGTTGAAGATAAAGAGGAGGAAATTGTTGAAATTAAATTTGAAAAAGGGGTTCCAGTAGCTATCAATGGAGAGAAGTTGAATCCAGTTGATCTTATAAAGAAAGCTAATGAAATCGCTGGAAGGCATGGTATTGGAAGAATAGACATCATGGAAGATAGAATTATTGGCTTAAAATCAAGAGAAAACTATGAATGTCCAGGAGCTGTTTTATTATTAACTGCCCACAAAGCTTTAGAACAGTTAGTTTTAACAAGGGATGAACTCAGATTTAAAGAAATTGTTGATAGCATATATGGAGAGTTAATCTATAAAGGATTGTGGTTTGACCCATTAAGAGAGGATTTAGATGCATTTATTGATAAAACTCAGGAAAGAGTTACTGGAACGGTTAAAGTTAAGTTATTTGGTGGAACTGCAAGGGTTGTTGGTAGGGAAAGCCCTTACGCTTTGTATAGTAAGGAGATGGTTTCATTTGATGAAAAAGATGTTGACCAGAGAGAGTTAGCTGGAATGGTTAAATATCATGGACTGCAGGCAATGTTGTATGAAATGGTAAAAAAGAGAAAGTAA
- the dcd gene encoding dCTP deaminase: protein MILSDKDIIDYVTSKRIIINPFNRNFVGPCSYDVTLGDEFIIYDDEVYDLSKELNYKRIKIKNSILVCPLNYNLTEEKINYFKEKYNVDYVVEGGILGTTNEYIELPNDICAQYQGRSSLGRVFLTSHQTAGWIDAGFKGKITLEIVAFDKPVILYKNQRIGQLIFSKLLSPADVGYSERKGSKYSYQKTVMPSLIHLDNHKK from the coding sequence ATGATTCTTAGCGACAAAGATATTATTGACTATGTTACATCAAAAAGAATCATCATAAATCCATTTAATAGAAATTTCGTAGGACCTTGCTCATACGACGTAACCTTAGGAGATGAGTTTATAATTTATGATGATGAGGTCTATGATTTATCAAAAGAGCTAAATTACAAAAGAATAAAGATAAAAAACTCTATTTTGGTTTGCCCATTAAATTACAATTTAACTGAAGAAAAAATCAACTATTTTAAAGAAAAATATAATGTTGATTACGTCGTTGAAGGAGGAATTTTAGGTACAACAAATGAGTATATAGAGCTACCTAATGATATATGTGCTCAATATCAGGGTAGAAGTAGTTTAGGTAGAGTTTTTTTAACATCTCACCAAACCGCTGGATGGATCGATGCTGGTTTTAAGGGAAAGATTACCTTGGAAATTGTTGCATTTGATAAGCCAGTTATTTTATACAAAAATCAGAGAATTGGGCAGTTGATATTTAGCAAACTGCTCTCTCCAGCAGATGTTGGATATTCAGAGAGAAAAGGTTCTAAATACAGTTATCAGAAAACAGTGATGCCATCTTTAATACATTTGGATAATCATAAAAAATAA
- a CDS encoding toprim domain-containing protein yields MRRDEYFEKLLEVIEELKIEAEEKPIIVEGKRDVESLEKLGIEGTFIVISKTPVYLIADELVRKGIKEVILLTDFDRRGRLLAKAIVEEFRHRGIKVNTKLRHEIFIYTNSGIKDIESLFSYVNKRSF; encoded by the coding sequence ATGAGAAGGGATGAATACTTTGAAAAATTATTGGAAGTTATTGAAGAGTTAAAAATTGAAGCAGAGGAAAAGCCAATCATTGTTGAAGGAAAAAGGGATGTGGAAAGCTTAGAGAAATTAGGTATTGAAGGAACTTTTATTGTAATATCTAAAACTCCTGTTTATTTAATAGCTGATGAACTTGTAAGAAAGGGAATTAAAGAAGTTATCTTGTTGACTGACTTTGATAGAAGGGGTAGGCTATTAGCTAAAGCCATAGTAGAAGAGTTTAGACATAGAGGGATTAAAGTGAATACAAAGCTAAGACACGAGATATTTATTTACACAAATAGTGGAATTAAGGATATAGAGAGCTTGTTTTCATACGTCAATAAGAGGTCGTTCTAA
- a CDS encoding class III signal peptide-containing protein — translation MKLLKKLLSKKGQLSMEVGVLVAAAVLVAIVAGYYYVKNASSAAQKAGTQAENFTNITEEKTTSYINKLDTEVQ, via the coding sequence ATGAAATTATTGAAAAAATTATTATCAAAGAAAGGGCAGTTATCAATGGAAGTTGGAGTTTTAGTCGCAGCTGCTGTATTAGTTGCAATTGTTGCAGGTTATTACTATGTAAAAAATGCTAGTTCAGCAGCTCAAAAAGCAGGAACACAAGCTGAAAACTTCACAAATATTACTGAAGAAAAAACTACATCATACATTAATAAATTAGATACCGAGGTACAATAA
- the dapB gene encoding 4-hydroxy-tetrahydrodipicolinate reductase: MIKVAVTGALGRMGSNIIKTITQQDDMEVVAAFEVPNHPKKGEDVGELIGIGKIGVPLSTADELDKVLKETKPDVLVDFTIAHACVENVKIAAKNGVNLVIGTTGFTEEQKEEIEKAIKENNVAAVISQNFAIGVNIFFKTLEFLAKKLGDYDIEIVEMHHRFKKDAPSGTALRAAEIIKANRGIDSVFVFGREGMTGERKKEEIGIHALRGGDVVGDHTVIFAGDGERIELTHRASSRQAFVNGVILAIRYIANKKEGIYNTFDVLGLNEIKF, translated from the coding sequence ATGATTAAAGTAGCAGTTACTGGAGCTTTGGGAAGGATGGGGAGCAATATAATCAAAACCATAACTCAACAAGATGATATGGAAGTTGTTGCTGCCTTTGAAGTTCCAAATCATCCAAAAAAAGGAGAAGATGTAGGGGAGTTAATAGGTATTGGGAAGATTGGAGTTCCATTGTCAACTGCAGATGAGTTAGATAAAGTTTTAAAAGAAACAAAGCCAGACGTTTTGGTTGATTTTACCATAGCTCATGCATGTGTTGAAAATGTAAAAATAGCCGCTAAAAATGGAGTTAATTTAGTTATAGGAACTACTGGGTTTACTGAAGAGCAGAAGGAAGAGATTGAGAAGGCAATAAAAGAAAATAACGTTGCTGCAGTAATATCTCAAAACTTTGCAATAGGAGTTAATATATTCTTTAAAACCTTGGAGTTTTTGGCTAAGAAACTTGGAGATTATGACATTGAGATTGTGGAAATGCACCACAGGTTTAAAAAAGACGCTCCTTCAGGAACTGCTTTGAGAGCAGCTGAGATTATAAAAGCAAATAGAGGAATTGATAGTGTTTTTGTATTCGGAAGAGAAGGGATGACTGGGGAGAGGAAGAAAGAGGAGATAGGAATTCATGCATTAAGAGGAGGAGATGTTGTAGGAGATCATACAGTTATATTTGCTGGAGATGGTGAGAGGATTGAGCTAACTCACAGGGCAAGTAGTAGGCAGGCATTTGTTAATGGCGTTATATTGGCTATAAGATACATCGCCAACAAAAAAGAAGGTATTTACAACACATTTGACGTTTTGGGATTGAATGAGATTAAATTTTAA